The following proteins are encoded in a genomic region of Zea mays cultivar B73 chromosome 9, Zm-B73-REFERENCE-NAM-5.0, whole genome shotgun sequence:
- the LOC103637976 gene encoding transcription factor LRL3 → MQPSGRAMAGGEGGGGAQQQTDDFFDQMLSTLPSAWADLGAGAAEDLAAQSHFGDDSSALLASRLRQHQIGGGDVKSSASHQSQVMLQLSDLHRHGGLGGEESGLFTDRSAPAPEEMEGGFKSPNSAGGDHSLFNGFGVHGAATVQPPFGQSGSMSPESLGGTAASGGGAPPAGGAASSAGGGAAPPRQLRQRQRAKRGQATDPHSIAERLRRERIAERMKSLQELVPNANKTDKASMLDEIIDYVRFLQLQVKVLSMSRLGGAAGGMAPLVASMASSEGKSNGSGGGGNTNATTKSGNGGGLRVAEHQVAKMMEEDMGTAMQYLQGKGLCLMPISLASAISSATSSASLLSRPPPAAAAGGGGGQMHGANGGAAAAATTISSPASANSSG, encoded by the exons ATGCAACCGAGCGGCCGTGCGATGGCCGGCGGCGAGGGCGGGGGcggggcgcagcagcagaccgacGACTTCTTCGACCAGATGCTGTCCACGCTGCCTTCCGCGTgggctgacctgggcgcgggcgcggccgaggacctcgccgcgcAGAGCCACTTCGGCGACGACTCGTCGGCGCTGCTCGCGTCCCGCCTCCGGCAGCACCAGATCGGCGGCGGGGACGTCAAGTCCTCCGCCTCCCACCAGTCCCAGGTCATGCTGCAGCTCAGCGACCTGCACCGCCACGGCGGCCTGGGGGGCGAGGAGAGCGGGCTCTTCACGGACCGGTCCGCTCCGGCGCCGGAGGAGATGGAGGGCGGCTTCAAGTCGCCCAACTCCGCC GGAGGTGACCACTCCTTGTTCAACGGGTTTGGGGTGCATGGCGCGGCCACCGTGCAGCCACCATTTGGCCAG AGTGGATCGATGTCGCCTGAGAGCCTGGGAGGAACGGcggcgagcggcggcggcgcacCCCCAGCTGGTGGGGCAGCTTCATCGGCCGGCGGCGGGGCGGCACCCCCGCGGCAgctgcggcagcggcagcgggcGAAGAGAGGGCAGGCCACTGACCCCCACAGCATAGCGGAACGT CTTCGGAGGGAGAGGATCGCGGAGCGGATGAAGTCGCTACAGGAACTGGTCCCGAACGCCAACAAG ACGGACAAGGCGTCGATGCTGGACGAGATCATCGACTACGTCAGGTTCTTGCAGCTCCAAGTCAAG GTTCTCAGCATGAGCCGGCTGGGCGGAGCCGCCGGCGGGATGGCGCCTCTGGTTGCGAGCATGGCTTCATCAGAG GGAAAGAGCAATggaagcggcggcggcggcaacacTAACGCTACCACCAAGAGCGGCAACGGCGGCGGGCTGCGGGTGGCGGAGCACCAGGTGGCGAAGATGATGGAGGAGGACATGGGCACGGCCATGCAGTACCTGCAGGGCAAGGGCCTGTGCCTGATGCCCATCTCCCTGGCGTCCGCCATCTCCTCGGCCACCTCATCCGCGTCGCTCCTCTCCCGCCcgccccccgccgccgccgccggcggcggcggcggccagatGCACGGTGCCAACGGCGGCGCTGCCGCCGCGGCGACGACCATATCATCGCCCGCGTCGGCTAACAGCTCCGGATGA
- the LOC103637974 gene encoding replication termination factor 2, whose translation MAGYAQPASRAVVLRLDDLALPPRHLTVPPHLPVSDLLRSIPLPSPSCYYLTADGRPLPASSPVAALPPSASVQLRLRALRGGGGDGGATGAESRDCYLSMYLAKKPDKADPNEARLSRFTCCALSGEPLAAPAVADRLGNLYNKEPLVEALLHKRLPRALSHIRGLRDMVPIHLHPRPGADAAGDEVRFQCPVTGLEFNGKYQFLALRGCGHVLSVKALKEVKTSACLVCHEEFGEADKMPINGTEEEVAELRKRMEEERGKAKERKDKKVLSGNKHAATVVAPVVAAAGAENGKKGEAASAKRFKAADHAPAHANKEVYASIFTSSRKSDFKETYSCRSLPLGRN comes from the coding sequence ATGGCGGGATACGCCCAGCCCGCATCCAGGGCCGTCGTGCTCCGCCTGGACGACCTGGCGCTGCCCCCGCGGCACCTCACcgtccccccccacctccccgtcTCCGACCTCCTCCGCTCCATCCCGCTCCCCTCGCCCTCCTGCTACTACCTCACCGCCGACGGGCGCCCGCTGCCGGCCTCCTCCCCGGTGGCGGCGCTCCCGCCGTCGGCCTCCGTCCAGCTCCGCCTCCGCGCGctccggggcggcggcggcgacggcggcgccaCGGGCGCCGAGTCCCGCGACTGCTACCTCTCCATGTACCTCGCCAAGAAGCCCGACAAGGCGGACCCCAACGAGGCGCGCCTCTCGCGCTTCACCTGCTGCGCGCTCTCCGGGGagcccctcgccgcgcccgccGTCGCCGACCGCCTCGGGAACCTCTACAACAAGGAGCCGCTCGTTGAGGCGCTGCTCCACAAGCGCCTGCCCAGGGCGCTGTCCCACATCCGGGGCCTGCGCGACATGGTCCCCATCCACCTGCACCCCAGGCCGGGCGCCGACGCCGCCGGGGACGAGGTCCGGTTCCAGTGCCCCGTCACCGGCCTCGAGTTCAACGGCAAGTACCAGTTCCTCGCGCTCCGTGGGTGCGGCCACGTGCTCAGCGTCAAGGCGCTCAAGGAGGTCAAGACGTCCGCGTGCTTGGTCTGCCACGAGGAGTTCGGCGAGGCCGACAAGATGCCCATCAACGGGACTGAGGAGGAGGTGGCCGAGCTCAGGAAGAGGATGGAGGAGGAGAGGGGGAAGGCGAAGGAGAGGAAGGACAAGAAGGTTCTCAGTGGGAATAAGCATGCTGCTACTGTCGTGGCGCCGGTGGTGGCGGCGGCCGGAGCTGAGAATGGGAAGAAGGGCGAGGCTGCTTCAGCAAAGCGCTTCAAGGCTGCGGACCATGCGCCAGCCCATGCCAATAAGGAAGTGTATGCGTCCATATTCACATCGTCCAGGAAGTCGGATTTCAAGGAGACATACTCGTGCCGCTCGCTTCCGCTGGGAAGAAATTGA